The window ATCGGATTAAGGCAATTCTGGCGCGGTTGTACCAAGCGGAAGTGATTAAGGATATGAACATCCATTCCTACAGGCGTCATCCTTTGAAAGGAAGCCGGAAAGGGGAATGGGGCGTAACGGTGAGGGCGAACTAGCGCATTACCTTCCGGTTCGAGGATGGGTATGCGTTAGATGTGAATTTAGAGGATTACCATTGAAGAAGGAGAGTGCTATGAAGGCTTTGAAAATGAAAAATCCGCCGCATCCGGGATTTTCGGTGCGCGTGGACTGTCTGGAGCCGCATGGGTTGAGCGTGACCGAAGGGGCGAAGGTTTTTGGTGTGTCGCGGTCGGCATTGAGCCATCTGGTGAACGAGGGTGCAGACCTGTCCTGGGATATGGCTATTCGTTTGTCGAAAGCGTTTGGCAGCACGCCGGAGGGATGGATGCGGCTGCAGTTTCAGTTTGATGCGGCGCAGGTGGGAGAACGGGCGAAGAAAATAAAAGTGGAGACTTTTGCTGCGGATGCGGCTTGTGTTTGAGGAGCGGTCATCAATAGCGCCATGTCGCTCCTTGATAAATGTACCGGCCTGGCCTAGCATTTCAAAAATGCGGCGTCATGCTGCTGGATCTTATACCCGCCACTATGGAGCGGCATGATCTCTTCGATAATCGGGACCAACATCGCCAGACTGATGAAAGCTGTCGATCTCATCAATGCCGGGCATGGGGCACGGACGGTTCATTTCGGAGACATCGGAGGGGCAGGCCGGAATGGTCAATGCACCTGGCCTTCCGTAGCCCCCCGCTATACGACATGGTGGGAAGAATTGCCGGTTGTGAAGCTTTTCAAGAAAAAAATGAAGCGGTATCGATTAGCATCCAATTGCTAGGGGTCAAAGTAAGATGATGCTCTATGAGGTAGTCATTACAGCCTGTGAATTCGCAGTGTCCGTCGGCAACAACAAAAAGGTGAAGACGAATTTTGGGGTCGATCGCTCTCGACGTGACATCATCCACTGGGGAAGCCGATTTCGAAGAGGTGTTAGCGGTGGTAGCTCCCAAATCGTCCTCCGATTC is drawn from Nitrospira sp. and contains these coding sequences:
- a CDS encoding HigA family addiction module antitoxin, with protein sequence MKALKMKNPPHPGFSVRVDCLEPHGLSVTEGAKVFGVSRSALSHLVNEGADLSWDMAIRLSKAFGSTPEGWMRLQFQFDAAQVGERAKKIKVETFAADAACV
- a CDS encoding DUF4113 domain-containing protein, with amino-acid sequence MISSIIGTNIARLMKAVDLINAGHGARTVHFGDIGGAGRNGQCTWPSVAPRYTTWWEELPVVKLFKKKMKRYRLASNC